A single window of Gossypium arboreum isolate Shixiya-1 chromosome 13, ASM2569848v2, whole genome shotgun sequence DNA harbors:
- the LOC108461193 gene encoding probable aldo-keto reductase 1 gives MAQPGCLLQIPTVKLGTQGLEVSKLGFGCMGLTGIYNSPLSEDEIISIINHAFAKGITFFDTADVYGAHTNEVLVGKALKQLPREKIQLATKFGIAGMAPTGMIVKGSPEYVRACCEASLKRLDVDYIDLYYQHRVDTSVPIEETMGELKKLVEEGKIKYIGLSESSPDTIRRAHAVHPITAVQMEWSLWTRDIEDEIVPLCRDLGIGIVPYSPLGRGFFGGRAVVDSLSAGTFLASHPRFQGDNLKKNKNFYIRIEDQAKKRQCTPAQLALAWVLQQGDDVVPIPGTTKIKNLDQNIDSLRVKLTADDLKEIRDAVPIEEVAGDRNYDSMKKASWKFAETPAKDVGVSNEQGN, from the exons ATGGCGCAACCAGGTTGCTTGTTACAAATCCCCACAGTCAAACTGGGCACCCAAGGACTTGAG GTTTCCAAGTTGGGTTTTGGATGCATGGGTTTAACTGGAATCTACAACTCACCTCTCTCTGAGGATGAAATCATATCAATCATTAATCACGCCTTTGCTAAAGGAATCACTTTCTTTGACACTGCTGATGTTTATGGAGCGCATACCAATGAAGTTTTGGTTGGCAAG GCCTTGAAACAATTACCAAGAGAAAAAATTCAACTAGCCACCAAGTTCGGTATTGCAGGGATGGCACCGACTGGTATGATTGTGAAAGGTAGTCCCGAGTATGTCCGGGCGTGCTGCGAGGCGAGCTTGAAGCGTCTTGATGTCGATTACATCGATCTCTATTATCAGCATCGGGTGGACACGTCGGTACCTATAGAAGAAACC ATGGGTGAACTTAAGAAACTggttgaagagggaaaaatcaaATACATCGGATTATCTGAATCCAGTCCCGATACAATACGGAGAGCGCATGCTGTTCATCCGATCACAGCAGTTCAAATGGAGTGGTCGCTCTGGACTCGTGATATTGAGGATGAGATTGTTCCTCTTTGCAG GGATCTTGGTATTGGAATAGTTCCTTATAGCCCCCTTGGTCGAGGATTCTTCGGTGGTAGAGCAGTAGTGGACAGTTTATCTGCAGGAACTTTCTTG GCTTCACATCCCCGGTTTCAAGGAGACAACTTGAAGAAGAACAAGAACTTTTACATTCGAATCGAAGATCAGGCAAAGAAGCGTCAATGCACTCCGGCTCAACTGGCACTAGCATGGGTTCTCCAGCAAGGGGACGATGTTGTACCGATTCCTG GAACAACAAAGATTAAGAACCTGGATCAGAATATTGACTCGTTGAGAGTGAAACTCACTGCCGATGACTTGAAAGAAATCAGAGATGCTGTCCCGATTGAAGAGGTCGCAGGCGATCGGAACTACGATAGCATGAAGAAAGCTTCATGGAAATTTGCAGAGACACCTGCAAAAGATGTTGGGGTTTCAAATGAACAAGGCAATTGA